The following are from one region of the Papaver somniferum cultivar HN1 unplaced genomic scaffold, ASM357369v1 unplaced-scaffold_132, whole genome shotgun sequence genome:
- the LOC113333070 gene encoding uncharacterized protein LOC113333070: METLVIAQHRSQYYGGSSSRSYQGSSDGFGGSSSPSSSGCFRGINCRTFHQSGGGVGGSAGILPTPSPFKSFNPDFHQSFSSPKTPKSVKNPNFDEETKFTSSSPPITISCIKDRHFSSDDFTCCSELWAGPAYSNSPPPSSLPLPKFSLRPKRSVSLPVSSSDEKIEMIHQFAKSAPPSPTRELAKLDKNDIFESIDFATKDLCRILNLDIGKND; this comes from the coding sequence ATGGAGACGCTAGTTATAGCTCAACATAGAAGCCAGTATTACGGAGGAAGTAGTAGTAGATCTTATCAGGGTTCTTCAGATGGGTTCGGTGGTTCTTCATCTCCTTCTTCAAGTGGTTGTTTCAGAGGAATTAATTGCAGAACTTTTCATCAatctggtggtggtgttggtggttcaGCAGGTATCTTACCGACTCCTTCTCCATTCAAATCATTTAACCCTGATTTTCATCAGTCTTTCTCATCACCAAAAACACCCAAATCTGttaaaaatcctaattttgatgaGGAAACCAAATTTACTTCTTCATCTCCACCCATTACTATAAGTTGTATCAAAGATAGACATTTTAGTAGTGATGATTTTACTTGTTGTTCAGAACTATGGGCTGGTCCTGCTTATTCTAACTCACCACCACCAAGTTCATTACCTTTACCTAAATTTTCACTTAGACCTAAACGTAGTGTTTCATTACCTGTTTCTTCTTCTGATGAAAAAATTGAAATGATTCATCAGTTTGCTAAGTCTGCACCACCTTCGCCTACCAGAGAATTAGCAAAGCTAGATAAAAATGATATCTTTGAGAGTATTGATTTTGCAACTAAAGATCTTTGCCGTATCCTTAATTTGGATATTGGAAAGAATGATTGA